The following coding sequences lie in one Rutidosis leptorrhynchoides isolate AG116_Rl617_1_P2 chromosome 6, CSIRO_AGI_Rlap_v1, whole genome shotgun sequence genomic window:
- the LOC139853789 gene encoding uncharacterized protein, producing the protein MNVLSLNIRGRKTRGKCEWVKEICFKNNVSFFALQETKMIRLEIFRIKSMWGNYQFDFACSLARGRSGGLLSVWDRNSFRKEQIWCHHSYIIVKGFWKKYTEPYFMVNIYGPQNSEDKSLLWCSLHDFIRNHVGRFILFGDLNEVRCEAERYGSIFNRNDADTFNTFLNNTSLIDLPLCGRSFTYMNTPGTKMSKLDRFLLSPNVLDDHPDVRVTVLDRHFGPTPFKFFKSWLLKPNADNVIIEALDSYAGLPIHLKLKNLKNNIKEWVAGCRSNDLSRLKEIDLLIKEIEDKLDNHSVTEEERLNRLSLVKERHVILKARDLDISQKARTKWDLEGDENSGFFHSILKRKRHTHSVQGIM; encoded by the exons ATGAATGTTCTCTCTTTGAACATTCGCGGAAGGAAGACTAGAGGAAAATGCGAGTGGGTGAAAGAAATTTGTTTTAAGAATAATGTCTCTTTTTTTGCACTTCAAGAAACGAAAATGATTAGACTTGAAATTTTCCGTATCAAGTCTATGTGGGGTAATTACCAATTTGATTTCGCGTGTAGTCTTGCTCGTGGTAGATCGGGCGGGTTACTTTCCGTTTGGGATCGCAACTCTTTTCGCAAAGAACAAATTTGGTGTCATCATAGTTACATTATTGTCAAAGGTTTCTGGAAAAAGTATACTGAACCTTATTTTATGGTAAACATTTATGGTCCTCAAAACTCGGAAGATAAGTCGTTGCTTTGGTGCTCTCTTCATGATTTTATTCGAAACCATGTTGGTAGATTTATTCTTTTTGGTGATCTAAATGAGGTTAGATGTGAAGCTGAAAGATATGGTTCTATCTTCAACAGAAATGATGCGGATACTTTCAACACTTTTTTGAATAATACATCCCTGATCGACCTTCCTCTTTGTGGTCGATCTTTCACATATATGAACACTCCTGGTACAAAGATGAGTAAACTAGACCGCTTTCTATTGTCTCCAAATGTCTTGGATGATCATCCGGACGTTCGTGTTACTGTCCTTGATAGAC ATTTCGGACCGACTCCTTTCAAGTTTTTTAAATCTTGGTTACTTAAACCTAATGCGGATAATGTCATAATTGAGGCTTTAGACTCTTACGCAGGTTTACCAATTCACTTGAAACTGAAGAATCTAAAAAATAACATCAAAGAATGGGTTGCAGGTTGTCGATCTAATGATCTCTCAAGGCTAAAGGAGATTGATTTGCTTATAAAAGAGATTGAGGATAAACTTGACAATCATTCGGTTACTGAAGAGGAGAGGCTAAATCGCTTGTCTCTTGTAAAAGAAAGGCATGTAATATTAAAAGCTAGAGACTTGGACATTTCTCAGAAAGCGCGTACTAAGTGGGATCTTGAAGGTGATGAGAATTCAGGCTTCTTTCACTCGATTCTTAAACGTAAAAGACATACTCATTCCGTCCAGGGtatcatgtga